A single region of the Deinococcus aquiradiocola genome encodes:
- a CDS encoding replicative DNA helicase: MTTPLIPPHNHDIEAKTLASVMIDPDGAWPHVSELPAQAFTSHQARALYRAMTDLHAQGQPLDAPELLLQRAVQNGDGAPMNPAYLTGVLASEMTAFYVQHYVSTLRDLHGRREAMTLAFRFAHHAAHGDLPEEDLRTLASQIGTTLENRRHTGTTTHATAIDAALADLDLRTPNAISTGYRDLDDAILGFERGALYVLAARPAMGKTGLGYSFALNAARNGHDVIVASLEMTARQLATRALATAASVDLSRIRQRTTTAPERERLHAHAARTRNLPVTYLEATDQTGLSIARDTRNHHAHGHCDLLLIDYLQLIESGRPGSENRVQEVGTISRNLKKLALELQIPVIVLSQLSRAVETRPNHRPQLSDLRESGAIEQDADTVMFIYRDEYYNPGTDQQGTAEIIIGKQRSGPIGSVHLSYSAEYVRFGNLSRTT; encoded by the coding sequence GTCATGATCGACCCGGACGGCGCGTGGCCGCACGTCAGCGAACTGCCCGCACAGGCGTTCACCAGCCACCAGGCCCGCGCCCTGTACCGCGCCATGACCGACCTGCACGCCCAGGGACAGCCGCTCGACGCGCCCGAACTGCTGCTCCAGCGGGCCGTGCAGAACGGAGACGGAGCCCCGATGAACCCCGCGTACCTCACGGGCGTCCTCGCGAGCGAGATGACCGCCTTCTACGTCCAGCATTACGTGAGCACCCTGCGCGACCTGCACGGCCGCCGCGAAGCCATGACCCTCGCCTTCCGGTTCGCGCACCACGCCGCGCACGGCGACCTCCCGGAAGAAGACCTCCGCACGCTCGCCTCGCAGATCGGCACCACCCTCGAGAACCGCAGGCACACCGGCACCACCACGCACGCCACCGCGATCGACGCGGCCCTCGCCGACCTCGACCTCCGCACCCCGAACGCCATCTCCACCGGGTACCGCGACCTCGACGACGCCATCCTCGGCTTCGAACGGGGCGCCCTGTACGTCCTCGCCGCCCGGCCCGCCATGGGCAAGACCGGCCTCGGGTACAGCTTCGCCCTCAACGCCGCCAGGAACGGCCACGACGTCATCGTCGCCAGCCTCGAGATGACCGCCCGGCAGCTCGCCACGCGCGCCCTCGCCACCGCCGCCAGCGTCGACCTCAGCCGGATCCGGCAGCGCACCACCACCGCGCCCGAACGCGAACGCCTCCACGCGCACGCCGCCCGCACCCGCAACCTTCCCGTCACGTACCTCGAAGCGACCGACCAGACGGGCCTCAGCATCGCCCGCGACACCCGCAACCACCACGCGCACGGGCACTGCGACCTGCTGCTCATCGATTACCTGCAGCTCATCGAAAGCGGCCGGCCCGGCAGCGAGAACCGCGTGCAGGAAGTCGGCACCATCAGCCGCAACCTCAAGAAACTCGCGCTCGAACTGCAGATCCCCGTGATCGTCCTCAGCCAGCTCAGCCGCGCCGTCGAAACGCGCCCCAATCACCGCCCGCAACTCTCCGACCTGCGCGAATCCGGCGCCATCGAGCAGGACGCCGACACCGTGATGTTCATCTACCGCGACGAGTACTACAACCCCGGCACCGACCAGCAGGGCACCGCGGAAATCATCATCGGCAAACAGCGCAGCGGCCCCATCGGATCTGTGCACCTCAGCTACAGCGCCGAGTACGTCCGCTTCGGCAACCTCAGCCGGACCACCTGA